In Brassica napus cultivar Da-Ae chromosome A3, Da-Ae, whole genome shotgun sequence, the sequence AATGATCCTGTCTCGCCACGCTCCTTCCGCATGAATCCGGATCGTTACTGTTCAGCGGGCCTCAcgccacgtggcggcccgctattggtcaatttatttattttattttttatttttttattttaaaatcaaacgaaaaataaaaaagaaaaaaaattcaaattatgaACTCCAACCGGGGGTTCATTAATGCTGGTGGTCTTATGGCATAACTGGATGTTTTTTTCTGTCTTGCTTGTTTCAGTTCTTGTGCTATTGTGGCTCTTAATATGTGTCAgacgtctttttttttgtctaggATTTCATTGCAGCTTGCTTAGCAAGATACACGGATTTGTTTTCTTCCATGACGATGAAGCAGTTTGTTCGATAGAGAgcatattttgaaaaatgttgATGTTCGTGTTCAGGTCCGAGTAGAAggataatatatttatcaacACATTCCGTAGTGCATCTTTTGAAGTTGGTCAGGAACCAGAACATTTGATACCATGCTCTCGAATCTCTTTATGAAGGCTCTCGGACCTTTTTTTGGGACCATGTGCCATCTTCCATAAATCAGTGGTTGATGCTCTATGTCTGATAAACATTGAATAATGTTATAGGAATTCTGTTGATAACTGGTGAAAATTGTCAAGTGAATTCGCCTTCAGTCTCGAGAACCACATTAATGCTAGTAGCCTAGTACACTAAGACTTTCCGCGAAGAGTTGACAATATCCTGCGTCTTGTTGTCCAGTGGTGAGGTGTGCACATCTCATGGTTATAGAGAACGCGGCCATGTCGATATCTGATTGACATTGAGGAAGAAGcaaattaaaatcattcataATAGTTACAAGCTCTAACAAGTGAGATCTCAGATCCATTGGAAATATTTCAATAGAGTTCTCGcaataaattctaataaaaaataagaaaaacagaaaactgcaaaaaaatatttcgtTTGAGAATTTTTGTATATCCCCTTTACATATCACACTTTAATATTTGCTCTTAATATTGAGAAAAGAGAAAAGACTGTAAAACATCCATTTTACacattaaaaatacattttgatataaatattttattatgattaaGGTACTCTATGAACATCTAAAGATTTGATATGCTTAATAGGTCTCTTTCAACTTCACTGGAAGACAAGATAATCAATGTACAGACCTTTCTGCTAAGTACACTGCCACTTCCCAATTTACTAATTTGATTGAACCGGAATGCTAAATCCAAAAACCGGATCGACACACTTAACAGACTAAAACGCTGTCGTATCAACCTATCTAAACGGCAGCGGCTGTGACCGTTTAGTACGGCGACTCACCTTCGTCACCGAGGTTTACAAAACCTCAGCTAGGGTTTCTCCACATCAACCTCGAGAAAAAATGGAATTCGAGAAGAGGAAAGCCGCGACGCTAGCCTCAATCCGCTCATCAGTAACCGACAAGTCTCCCAAAGGCTTCCTCGACGAGCCCATCCTCCCTCTCCTCGAAACCATCAACCACCACCCTTCCTACTTCACCACCAGCTCCTGCTCCGGTCGAATCTCCATCCTCTCCCAACCCAAACCACTATCCACAACAAACCCTTCATCCAAGAAGAAAGCTCGCGGCGGCTCGTGGCTCTACATCACGCACGATCCGGCAGATCCGGAGTCGGTACTCCACCTCCTCTTCTCCCCACCGTCGGAACCGCTTGACCAGCCCAGCGAGTTAGTCTTCCGATTCGAGCCGTTGATCATCGCGGTGGAGTGCAAGGACGTGAGGTCTGCTCAGTTTCTCGTGGCGACGGCGATCTCCGCGGGGTTTAGAGAGTCGGGGATCACGTGTTGCGGAGAGGGTAAAAGGGTAATTATAGCTATAAGATGTTCGATTCGGATGGAGGTGCCGTTGGGTGATACGGGGAAGGTTATGGTGTCGCGGGAGTATGTGAGGTTTCTTGTTGACGTTGCGAATGAGAAGATGGTTGCTAATAGGAAGAGGACTGATGGGTTTGGTTTTGCTTTGTTAAGTAACGGTTTCAAGAATCCAGATGATGCTAATGATGTGGACGAGGAGGATAATTTCGAGAATCTAGCTGAGAATCATGAGTCCAGTATCAGCAATGGTGACTTGCTTCCTGGTAATTCGCTGAGCTCAATCTTGTATATGGAATTTATGTGTATCACTAGGTGATAGCTTTGTCTCAGGCCTGAGCATTTCGGGTATGATAGTTTGGGTGAACTTAGGATCATGTAGTCCTCCGTTCAGGTTGGTTccagttcggttcggtttatccAGAAAATTCGAATAAAATGTTGCGTAATTTGGGTAAAATGTCACGTatggttaaaataaaattataaaatagttcGGATTATTTCCGTTTAATTTTTTGGATACTTTTGGGTAACTAGGATAATTTTgagtaacttgtttttttttcaaatatttttagatatttttagtaggtttataagttatatttatagatttttggtTATTCTAATTaataactataattaatattttaggtATAGAAAGTGTATTTCGTAAATTatgttccggttcggttcttgGGTGGTTTCAGTTTGGATGTTTTACAGATATATAGGTACTGTTCGAGTATTTGTGATCTCTGGTTTGGTTTGTTTCTGGTCTCAATTTTTCAGTTTGGTTCTTCAGATCTCGCATAAAATGTCCAATGTCCAGGCCTAGCTTGATTAATGCAGCAGAAGTGGACGTAATGTAGCTTTTATGCTAGTGCTAGAGTATCATTGGTCAAGACTTTGAGTCATGCTATTTGGTTTGCAGGATAAATGTTCAAATTCTTAACGTGACAAACAGTTTACATATCTAAATCATTGGCAGGGCCTCATCAAGATCTTATGCCGCTCTCAACAATATCCATCACCGGGGAATCTGTTGAGAAGCTTCACATTTGGGGACATTCAGCTTGTACTATAAATAAAACAGACCCGAAAGAAGTTATTGTGTTTGGTGGCTTTGGCGGTTTTGGTAGACATGCTCGAAGAAACGAGTCTATGTTGCTTGACCCTTCAGGCGGCACCTTAAAGTTAATCACAGTCCATGAATCTCCATCGCCACGACTCGGACACACAGCTTCGATGGTCGGCGATTACATGTTTGTGATTGGTGGAAGAGCTGATCCCTTGAATATTCTGAAtgatgtgtggatgcttgatatATCTAAGTGTGAGTGGAGCTTACAGAGATGCATTGGATGTGAATTTCCTCCGAGGCATCGTCATGCAGCAGCCAAGATTGGCTCAAATGTATACATATTTGGGGGGCTTAACCAGGATATGATACTATCCTCGTTGCACATTTTGGACACAAAGAACCTTCAGTGGAAAGAAATTGAACAGAGAGGTCAATTGCCCTGTGCGCGCCACTCTCATGATATGGTTGCATATGAGTCTCAGTTATTCATGTTCGGAGGATACAATGGTGAAAAGGTACTAGATGATCTATATAGTTTTGACGTCCAAAGCTGTTCTTGGAAACTTGAAATGGTTTCAGGAAAATGGCCTCAGGCCAGGTTCTCACACTCGATGTTTGTGTATAAACATGTTATTGGCATAATTGGAGGCTGCCCTGTTTCACGAAACTGCCATGATTTGGTTCTGCTAGATCTGAAGCACCGGTTGTGGAGGAGTGTGAGACTGGACTTTATGAACAAAGAGTTATTAGTTCGAAGTACAGCTAGTGTGATTGGTGATGATCTTATTGTTATTGGGGGTGGAGCTGCCTGCTATGCTTTTGGGACAAAGTTTAGTGAACCAGTGAAAATCAACTTGCTTCAATCATTGACTATGAGTGGAAATGATGTTGAGGCTTCTATACAAGTGAAGACTGAAGCTTCTCTGTCTCAACCCTGTGTCATACAGTTAGAAAGAAAGTATGCAAAGTTGGGCAAGGACATACTTAAAAACTTTGGATGGTTAGACCTTGAGAGGAAAGTTTATTCACACGAGAAAGGTCTTTATATCTG encodes:
- the LOC106438749 gene encoding tRNA wybutosine-synthesizing protein 2/3/4 is translated as MEFEKRKAATLASIRSSVTDKSPKGFLDEPILPLLETINHHPSYFTTSSCSGRISILSQPKPLSTTNPSSKKKARGGSWLYITHDPADPESVLHLLFSPPSEPLDQPSELVFRFEPLIIAVECKDVRSAQFLVATAISAGFRESGITCCGEGKRVIIAIRCSIRMEVPLGDTGKVMVSREYVRFLVDVANEKMVANRKRTDGFGFALLSNGFKNPDDANDVDEEDNFENLAENHESSISNGDLLPGPHQDLMPLSTISITGESVEKLHIWGHSACTINKTDPKEVIVFGGFGGFGRHARRNESMLLDPSGGTLKLITVHESPSPRLGHTASMVGDYMFVIGGRADPLNILNDVWMLDISKCEWSLQRCIGCEFPPRHRHAAAKIGSNVYIFGGLNQDMILSSLHILDTKNLQWKEIEQRGQLPCARHSHDMVAYESQLFMFGGYNGEKVLDDLYSFDVQSCSWKLEMVSGKWPQARFSHSMFVYKHVIGIIGGCPVSRNCHDLVLLDLKHRLWRSVRLDFMNKELLVRSTASVIGDDLIVIGGGAACYAFGTKFSEPVKINLLQSLTMSGNDVEASIQVKTEASLSQPCVIQLERKYAKLGKDILKNFGWLDLERKVYSHEKGLYICFPVTEKFSALFHEKQLLDKDLGGSEDNHLTSQLTKGLSLKEISSSVALNLLKEVGARKFTNVAVEAKKVAKSPLQRMKEAVTSILKQKGLPEELLDELPQKWERLGDIVVLPVTSFKDPAWSSISEEVWSAVAISLSANRLARQGRVEANGTRDSTLEILVGDDGWVDHRENGILYSFNATKCMFSWGNLSEKLRMGNVACENEVVVDLFAGIGYFTLPFLVRAKAKLVYACEWNPHAIEALRHNVEANFVSDRCIILDGDNRINAPKGVADRVCLGLIPTSEGSWVTAIQALRPEGGILHVHGNVKDSDVSSWSEHVSKSLSDIARAEGRSWEVTVEHIEKVKWYAPRIRHLVADVRCR